The following are encoded together in the Synchiropus splendidus isolate RoL2022-P1 chromosome 7, RoL_Sspl_1.0, whole genome shotgun sequence genome:
- the si:ch211-12e13.12 gene encoding paralemmin-2 yields MKNQGSTASIGFPSPTGDSSVQVYHDYQKVAFKMNPGNGHVVDGDPSRRREQLCYREEADNMSPVLNSHRSSPWMLDSSSQAYSGAEDSTDAQETMTETSTLTYMEGNIMEDSGQNSLQGVEVIQLKEFVLIDDDDDGDMSLREKTVIDLTVADRRAAELVCGRLLSTSSGSMSECKEEALSPELTPVEEREPLATSQRCCSCCIL; encoded by the coding sequence ATGAAGAACCAAGGCAGCACGGCCAGCATTGGCTTCCCCTCTCCAACAGGAGACAGCAGCGTCCAGGTGTACCATGACTACCAGAAGGTGGCTTTTAAGATGAACCCCGGAAACGGCCATGTGGTGGACGGTGACCCCAGCCGCAGGAGGGAGCAGCTCTGTTACAGAGAGGAGGCGGACAACATGTCTCCTGTCCTCAACAGCCACAGAAGCTCCCCCTGGATGCTGGACTCGAGCAGCCAGGCCTACTCAGGAGCAGAGGACTCCACTGACGCCCAGGAGACCATGACTGAGACCTCCACTCTCACCTACATGGAGGGCAACATCATGGAGGACTCAGGGCAGAACAGTCTTCAGGGCGTGGAGGTGATCCAGCTGAAGGAGTTTGTGCTGAtcgatgacgacgacgacgggGACATGTCCCTGCGGGAGAAAACGGTGATAGACCTGACGGTGGCGGACAGGAGGGCGGCCGAGCTGGTTTGCGGCCGCCTGCTCTCCACCTCCAGCGGCTCCATGTCAGAGTGCAAGGAGGAGGCTCTGAGTCCAGAGTTGACccctgtggaggagagagagccgcTGGCCACGTCTCagcgctgctgctcctgctgcattCTATGA